In the genome of Deinococcus multiflagellatus, the window TGGTGTCGACCGTACCCGGCTTGTTGCTGTCCAGATTGAACGCCACGCCTTCCGTACCGCGCCAGGTCACAATGACGTCTTTGTACTTCGCCTTGCCGGGAATGGGCGTGAGAATGCGCATCTCGAGGCCCCATTTGCCCACCACCACGTCCTGGGCCTGATACCCGAAGTAGGCCAGGAGCGCAGCAAACTGGCCGCCCCGGCGCAGATCCTGATGATCCGCCTCGCCATCGGGCGCCTTGCCTTCCAGGGCGTCCCCCGACGCGTTCTCGTACGCCATGCCGATGGCCACGTTTTCCAGAAAGGCGTCATACGTCAGCTGTTTCTCGTTGATAGGCGGCGGCAGCAGGGCCAGCAACTTCTGGCGCACATTGGCGTCGCGGATCATCTCGCCCAGCGTGGTGTAGAGGGACCGCCCCGTCTGCTGCTGGTAGGCCGCCAGCACCTGCGGCAACTGCCCGCTGGCCTTGGCCGCGCGCAACTCGTCCATCAAAGCTTCAATCAGCTTGGGATCGGTGATGACGTCGTACCGGTCCACTTCCATGTTGCCGAACGGCACAGCACCACGCACCGCATTCAGAAGCTTGCCCACCGGACCTGGAATGCTGATGACCGGCTTCCCCAATTGCCGCGTGGTGCCTTGCAGAAGGTTAGGGATCAGGTTGTCGGTTTTTGCCAGATTGTCGACCAGTTGATTGCCGACCAGCCACGCACTGCGGTCGTGCCCGTCAATGAGCGCGTCGATCATGCCGGCCTGCTGGGCTGCGTTCATTCTCATGCCGGCGCGGGACGCGTCCAGGGCGGTGAGCTGCGCCCTGAAGTCCTGCATCAGGGTGCGCTTGGTCACCAGGCGGTAGGCCTTGTCCAGGGGGCCGTAGCCGACTTTGGTGGTCAGGACCACCACGACCGCCTGCAGGTCCATCGCGGGGTTCAGGCCCAGCTGGTTGCGCAGGCCCTCGTCCAGCTGTTGGATGCCCAGGCCGATCCTGGGGGCGCTGCGAATGGTGTTCAGGGCCTGGGCGGCGGGCACGGCCAGGGGGGAGGCCGGCGCTGCAGGGGCAGCGGGCTTCGCCGGGGTGGCCTGGGTGGGGGAGGCAGGGGCCGTCTGGGCTTGCGGGCGGCGTTCCTGGGGGGCAGTGGTCATGGCATCTCCTGCCGAGCAGCGTACCGGACGCCGGGTCAGCCGGCGAGCAGATTTGACGCGAATGAAGAAAGCCGCGCCTGGGCACCAGGACGCGGCCTTTTGCTGGGGTGCGGGTTAGAGCTTGCCTTTCAGGTCGGTGGCCATCTTGTAGCTGACCTTCTTGCCGGCGGGGATCTGGATCTTCTCGCTGGTGCCCGGCTTCACGCCGGTGCGGGCGGCGGTGGCCTTCACGCTGAAGGTGCCGAAGCCGGGCAGGCCCACGCTACGGCCCTGCTGCAGCGCGCCCGTGATGACGTCGAGGGTGGCACTGACCGCTTCCTCGCTCTGCTTCCGGGTGAGGCCGGTGAGGTCAGCCACCCGGTCAACCAGTTGGGTCTTGCCGAGCTTATCGGACGCGGTGGCAGAGGTGGCGGGCTTGGTGGTCTTGGCGCTTTTCGTCATGGCCGCATGGTGGAACCCGTGCCGGTGCGGGTGCAACCCCAAATGCGCAGAGTTGCGCAATTGGGATGGAGGCCGCCTGGGGCGCGCCCAGGCCCTAACATGGGGCATGACCCGGAATTCTGCCGTGCAGGCGAAGGAAAACGCGCCCCTAAAGACCTGCTGGGTATCTCAGCCCTTAGGCTGCAACTGCTTGTGGAGGTCGCGCCAGGGCGGCGTGTCATGTCCTTCCAGAGGAGTTTCGTAGTCTTTGAGAGGTACCAAAACCTTACGCCACGTTCGAGGCTCTTCAGAACGGAAGTAGAGCGCCTCAGGCACAACAGCAAAGAGCTTCGTGTGAACTTGATCGCCCGTCGCTGAATACTGATAAGTCACTCGAATATATCGGCGCTCCCACTGACTATCAAGCTGCTGCTGATATTCCTCGATCGAGACTTCATAGGGGACTTGAGGATCTTCAGGGTCGAAAGGTTCGTAGATTCCTTGCAGAACAAAATCATCTTTTTCGGCTGGACCCAAAACCACGCGCTCGCCAATGCTCATGCTTTTGAGACGCAGAGCCAGCACTTCATAGCGCACTTCTCTTACATAAAGAGGCAATTTGCTGAGATTGACAAGATGGATTTTGTCTTGAAATTCATCCAAATCAACGGCAAGGTTATGGCGGGATTCAAGTCCAAGAATTTCGGTTGTCAACGCGATTTGCTCATCCGCTTTACCGATGCTGAGCCATGTGACCACGAGGAGGATAGCGGCCACTAAGCCTTGCAGCATGCCAGCCCTTGCCGATGCCGTGGCGGGATCTGTCGCCTGGAACAACCAGTAGCTGGCGATGAGCGCCGCCAGGACAAGAAGGATCACAACGATCAGGTGAGAGGGTCGCACCGGTCTGCGCATTGCTCAACCTTAGGGCAAACGCCCATGCGATTCACCACTGCTTCACCTCGGGTTCAACAGATTGAAGTGCCGGACCCGAACGCGCTGGCACCGCACGCTACCCTCTCCCCATGACGATGATCACCGTGACCCACGTGGAGACCGGCGAGGTCGTGCGCCAGCTCGGGCCCTATCCGGACGCGCGCGCGGCTCGGGTGGCGGCCGGGGAGACGGCGGGCCAGCCCTTGACCTGGCAGCGGGATCTGGAGACGTGGCGGGCGGAGAAGTACCCCCTGGCTTACCACGTCGCGGCTGACGTCGCTGATGAGGAAATCTCCCATGGCTGACAGTGCCGCTTGGGTGGGGGCCGCCATCGCGGCTGCAGCCGCCGTCGCCGGATTCTTATCCTGGCAACAGACGCGAAGATCAGCAGACGCTGACACCGCGATGGTGAAACTGGAAAAAGACCGTGACGAACGTGCCCGCCGAGCGGAAGCGCACGCCAATTCGTTGAGAATCGACTTCACCTTTCCCGATGCCCACCGGGTGTTCCTGCGGAATCTCAGCCCGTACAGAATTGATGTTCTGGAACTCAAGGTTCAGTCCGACGAACTCGAACCGCTGTACCGGGAAAGCCAGGGGGACCCGGAGGTTTGGCAGGGGGCTCGCGTCATTGATCCTGGGGCGGCGGGCTGCTTTCTCGATGGCAACAGCGCAGGCTTCGCTGGTGACGCCTTTCCAGTCGGTTTAAGCTCGCCTGTGCACGCCAGGATCAAGTGGCGGGGTGACGTTTACGAACTGACCACGGTGTTAGAGCGCCACGAGGCCAGCTTCGTCAGCAACCACACTCAAGTCACCCGGAATGGCATGCTCATTTCCCGCCCAGATGACCTCTGATCCTCACTTCTTCAACCACGTCTGCAGATCGTTCCAGCCGCCGGTGCCGTAGCCGTCCGGCACGTCCCCGTGTAGCTGGCGCCACTGCCACGTGCCGCCCTCGCGGGTCATGGTGGCCAGGGCGCCCGATCCTCTCGGGGCGTGATACAGGGTGCGCTCCGAGGTGGTCTGCGGATCGGAGGGGAGGGGGCGGCCGGGCTGGAACGTCACGCCCCGCAGGGTACTGCTCAGCAGCCCAGGCAGGCGCCCTGCAGGACGATGAGGCCACACTTCCAGCACGGGTCCTGGGCGACGCCCGGAGCGCCGAAGGCCAGAACCACCATGAGGACGCCGATCAGGGAACGCAGGGGGAGGACGCGGGTCATACCTGGAAGTGTAGGACCAACGTCCTGCCGTTGCTGGCGCATGTGCGTTCAGTGCGTCTGGAAGTCGTTGGCGGGGCTCATGTCATCCGGTACAGGCTCCAGCGCCGGCGTGGGCAACGTCTGCTCCCCGGGCCCTTGCTGTCCCTCGGGCGTGGCCAGCGCCTCGAGCAGCCATTGCACCTGGAGGTCGTTCGCGTCCTGATGTTTCCCCATCCTGACTCCACCATGACAGGTGCGAGCGGGCGATGCCGCCACACCTGACGCATGGCAGCGCGTCACCTCGCCTGAGGGTTCAGCAGGGCGGGCAGGGCTCAAACAGCGGCACCCGGCACTCTGCGCAGGGGTCCTGCGCTACGCCAATGGTGCCGATGGCCAGCACTAGGGCCAGGAGGGCGGCAACCGTGCGGCTGGGCAGGACGCGAGGCATGAGGGGAGTGTAGCCTGCGCCTGTGCAACCACGGTCCACACTTGAGACGGTCAAACACCAGGTCCAGGACCAGTTCCGGCGGTGGGAGGAGGCTGGGCGGCCCGTGAAGGCACGGTCCCTGCGCGTGGTGTGGACCGAGACCCATCAAGGCAACCAGATCAAGACGCACCAGTGCATTGAGGTTGACCTTGAGGTGCCGCTGGAGATCTGGCGCGCCGATGCCTATGACGATCTGCTGGACACCCTGGACACGTTTGAGACCGACGAGGTTCTCGTGATCACCCATGTGTATCCGCACGCCGGCGCCCTTGCCGGGTAATGCGATGAGCGGCGAGCTGGAGGTGATCGAGGTGCTGGAGATCTCTGGTGGGCTGGCCAGCGTGCGCCTGCCGGACACCAGCATCGAGGTGTGGCCCCTGGGGCTCCTGCCCGTCGGCGTGGAGGTGGGGGATCACGTGGGCGTATCGGTCGATGACGGAACGTGGACGACGGTGCTCCTGCCCCGGCCTGCGGGGCTGCTCGCCTGATGGACGAGGTGTGGTGGGACTGGCCCCGGGATGATGTCCGGACAACCCCCCTGCTGCCCCTGGCGCCGATGGAGCGGCAGGTGCTGCACGCCGTGCTGCGCCGGTACGCTGCCGAGCACATGGACGAGACGGTGGACGCCCTGCGGGCCAGCTTGAATGAAGGCTATCTGGACCCGGACGACCGCCGGGTGCTGTACGGCATGACGAAGACCCGGTTGAAGGAGCTGGCGGAGGTTGGCCGCCCCTTACCGGGCAATCTCGTGCTCGTGTACAGGCGCCTCAAGCCTCAGGCTGCTCGTTCCAGAGGGCTGCAGGCCTGAGGCTCAGTTGCCGTCTGTCTCAGGCTGGAGGGAAGAGTCTGCCTGTGAACCATTCAAGCGGGCCCACTCCAGCGCAGCCGCTACACGCACATGCTCAGCCACCGGGGTGAACCGACGGCTGCGCTGGGCATTGTTGGTGTCCGGGCGGTGCCGCTGTGGGTCATAAGGGGGGCGCGGCAGACCAAGGTCCACAACATGCTGGGCGGCGTCTCGGGCTGCAATGGCCTGTCCAAGCTCCAGGGCACTTACCCGGGCCATTTCCGCCTCCAAGGCCTGCACTTGCTCAGGGGTGACCGCAAGGCGATGGTGACCCAGTTGCAGGTAGCCTGCAAACTGGGCGGGCAGATTAGCCCATGTATCCAGCCGTTCTCCTCGGCGCACTAAGGTGATGCATGTGCCATGGCCGCGATCAGTGAGCAATCTCCCATTTGTGCGAACATAGAACGCCAACGCGCCGATATGCTCCGCCATGCGCGGACTGAGGTAGCGAATCTCCTGCACGCCCGCCTCTATGAGGCCGCGTCTGGGGTGGTGCCAGTGCAGCGCCGGGGCATGCATGGTGGTGTCGCGCTCAGCGGTCATTCGGCGTCAAGCTAGCCCCTGGTGCACGGGTGGGGCAAGCTGAAGCGTGGCCACCGCCATTGGGGGCATGCTAAACCCCCGCTTTGGCGGGGGCGTCTGGAGCCAGCGACGTCCTCTGCTTATGCCATCAACTTGAGCAGGGCCCATTCGCGAACGGTCACGCCTTTGGCTTTTGCTTCGGCCTCCAGGCTACTCAAACACGATGGTCATAAGCTCACGGGCCGGCGCCTGCACCCGCATAGGCGCCCCCGCCTCGTTCTCCCCATTGATGATCAGATCCGGGCTCTCCGGGCTGGGGCTACCCACCTCGTACAGGTAATTGCGGAAATACACCGCCGAGCCATCGCGCAGCACCACCTTGATGCGCCGCGCCGGGCGCTCCGGGTTGGTCAGTGCCGCGTCCCAGCGCTCGCCCTTCTGAACACGCCGGGCATTGATCCCCGCCTGTACAGCCTCGATCCAGGCCGTCTTGTCCGCCTTGCCATCCAGGTACTGATCGATCAGGGTGCGCAGCAGGGGTGAGACCTTCACACCCTGCTTCTCCAGCGCGGCCAGTTGGCGGGTGAACAGCACTACAGTCGCCTTTTTAGACGCTTCCGGCAGCCCTTCGCGATGGGCCGCCAGGGCGCGGGCCTCCTCAGTCGTGCGGACCTGATGGGGCTTGATGGGGTCGGTATTGGGGTTGGGATTGGGCATGCTATCCTCCAGAGGTGAGTCCCCCGCCCCCTCCAGGGCGGGGGGCAGTGGTTTTAGTGGCAAGGGCGGCGCTGGGTCGTGGTGGTGCCGTCAGGCAGTGCCCAGAGGATAAATTCGCTGAGGCTACTGTCCGGAATGCTGTCATCCTCGCCCAGCCAAGACGACAGCATCTGGCGCTCGCCCGTCTTGCGGGCCCTCTCGAACACTGCCTCCCGCTGGGCGGTCTCCAGCGCCTCTTCCGCCGCTTCCCGCGCCGCCCGGGCTGCCACCCGGCTCGCCGACAACGCCTTCAGGGCGTCCCAGGCCTCCTGGGTGATCGGTCCCGCCTGCGGGGCCAGCGCGGCCACTTCCGCATCGAGGTGGGGCAGCAGGAGCAGCGGCAGGGGATGCCGGGCTTCCGCGTACCACGGGTCCACCCGGCGGCCCAGCCACGCCTGGTCTGCTGCCTGTTCCTGAGGCGTCATCTCGTACGCGTAGCCCAGGCTGTACACGCTGTCCGAGTCGCCGAGTTCGTTGCCCATCAGCCAGGGCACGCCCCGGGCCTGCAGGCGCTCGCGGTGCACGGCCAGTCGGGCGTGGGCCTCTGCCGTGCGCTGCGCGTCTGCTGCCTGCTGCTGGGCACGCAGGGCGGCTACGGCCTGGCCCAGGGGTAGGTCGGCCACGCGGGCCATCTCGGCTTCGAGGCGGCGCTGCTGCTCGGCGGTAAGCGGTACCCGGGTCTGGTCCAGTTCGAGGTAGGCGCTGAATTCGTCCGGCAGGTTATGCCACCACGCGAATTGATCACCGCGACGCAGCAGGCTGGCCAGCGTGTTGTACCCCGGGCTGGTCAGCAGCTCGCCGCCCAAGCGGATGTAGTAGGCCAGTCCGCCCACGAGGTGGGCGTTCTGCCCTTGGTAACGGTACTCCTGCACGCCCAGTTCGAGCGGGCGGCCGTCGGCCTGTCGGCTGGGGCGGGTCACGACGGGGGGGTGGAAGGTGGTGATGCGGTCTGGGGTGGTCATGGCAGCTCCAGGTGGGGGGCAGTGGATTGGTGTGAGTCCCCCTCACCTGGCTTCAGCGTAAACCCTATTCGCCGCTTTTGCAATACTTAGCGGGATTATGACCCAGATCCAGATGGATCGGTCAGCCTGATCACCACAGCGGGGCGTTCCTCCTCCAACCGATCAGCACGCACCACGAGCCCCGGCTCCCACCGGACCTCTGGGGTCTGTTTGCCCTTGCCAGTCCAGACGACGGTCCAGCGCGGGTTGCGCCAGTGCGTGGGCATTTCGCGCCGCGCGCCCTCGCTGTTGGACGCCTGGGCACCGTCCCGGGCCCGCCGCATGGCCTGGGCCGTCGCCCGGCCGAGGACCCAACGCTGCACGCCCTTCGCGGTACCGTGCTGGGCCCGGCGTTGCTGCTGGGCCGTGGCGCGCGCGGGCCGGGCAGTCCCGTCGTACTCCGCCGCCCGGCTGCACAGGTATAGCAGCAGGCTCAGCACGCCCGACCACAGGGCCTGCTCGTCGTGCAGGGCGCCCTGAATCAGGGTGCGCGCCGCGTCCACCTCAGCGCCGCCGAAGTCAGCTCCACTCTCCAGATTCTTCAGGGCGCGCACCCTGACGCCCTCCAAGGCCTCGTCCAAGGTGCCACTCAGGCCAAGGCTGAAGGTCAGTCCCAGGGCCGCAAAGGTCGGGGGCAACGGGACGTCCAACAGCAGCCGCAGGGACACCTCGCCGTCGGGGCGCCGGTCAAGGGCAGTCACCACCCCAACCAGAGGCCGGCCCATGTACGTGGTACCTGGAGGCAGAACCAGGTAGGGCGCGAACTCGGGCAGCTGGCGCAGGACCTCGCCGGGAATCTGGCCGCGCAGGGGCGTGCCCCAGAGGGCAGCCAGTAGTTCGGGGGCGAATTCGTACACGCCCCGCCCTAGGCGCCAGGCCCCCAGCAGGGTCAGTACACCAGCGTCGGCCAGCAGCTGGGGGCGGGAGGTGGGTGTTTCCGCTTTGCCCTGCTGGTCCCAACCGTGGCGCACGGCGGCCACCCCAGCGTCCAGTGGCACGTAGAGCCATTCCGGGACCTCGTGGGCGGCCCGCCAGGTGTACAGGTCGCGCCAGGCGTTGGGATAACACTGGCCTGCACGTTGCACCAGGGCGTGAAGACGGTCGGCGGTTGCGTCGCGGTTCATCAGCGGTGTTCCTGCACGGCATCGAGCCCGGCCAGCAGCAGGCGCATCAGCTCACGGCTTTGTTGCTGCGTGCTTTTGCCTGCCATGTGAGCGTCGATGCGCGCCCAGTCCTCGGGCTGGCCCATCACGCGGGGTCGGCGCCCGGCACCGCGTGGACCACCCTTGCGCCGGGCGGCGAGTGCGCGGGCCTCCTCGGTCGTGGCGACCTGATGAGGCTTGAGGTGTTCGGCAGTCCTGGGCATAGTTTCATTCTAGACTTTCGCCGCTATTTGGTCAACTTAGCGCCTCTAAACTATTGACACACCAGCCTGAAACAGCTATACTTTCCTTGTCCTTAGGGACGCGGTGCATGACAAACCGGGAACAGAGGGACGACCGTTCGTAGGCGCAAAAATCAGCGCCCGGAGCGGGAACTCCGGGCGCTGAAATCCAACTTGGAGGTAATCTCGTGGCCAACTACCGCAAGAATACCAAAAAGAAGCCCCGTAAGCCACTGACACCCACAGAAATTGCCGTGATCATCACGGCAACCAGTGGGTTCCTCGGTAGCATCGCGGCGCTGATTAACGCCCTGAAATAAGCCCTCTCGCTTCCCGGTGTGTCCGCACCGAGCAGTCCCACCCCACCATGCTGCGCGACCAACTCCTGACCCCCACTCCTGCCGACCTTACCGTTTTCCTGAATCGGCACCTGCGCACGCGCGATTGCCTCGTGCAAGTCGCCGGCCTCGCGGAAGTCGTCTACCACGGCCGCGCTGCCAGCACGGCCGACGTCGGCGCCTACCTGCTGCTCATCAAGCCGGACGGCAGCGTGCAGGTGCACGCCCCGAAAGGCGTGAAGCCCATGAACTGGCAGCCGAAGACGGACGAGATCACTGCATTTGTGGAGGATGATCGGTGCGTACTGGCGGCCGCGCGGCGCAGCCCACAGGAGTTGGTGCGCGTGATCTGGCTGGAGCCCCAGGTGGCGCAGGCGCTGGAGATCAGCGAGCGCGGTGGGTTCATGCTTTCAGGTTCGGAGAAGCAGCTGCAGGAATTGCTCGCGCGTCAGCCGGA includes:
- a CDS encoding alpha/beta hydrolase family protein, which codes for MPAAQALNTIRSAPRIGLGIQQLDEGLRNQLGLNPAMDLQAVVVVLTTKVGYGPLDKAYRLVTKRTLMQDFRAQLTALDASRAGMRMNAAQQAGMIDALIDGHDRSAWLVGNQLVDNLAKTDNLIPNLLQGTTRQLGKPVISIPGPVGKLLNAVRGAVPFGNMEVDRYDVITDPKLIEALMDELRAAKASGQLPQVLAAYQQQTGRSLYTTLGEMIRDANVRQKLLALLPPPINEKQLTYDAFLENVAIGMAYENASGDALEGKAPDGEADHQDLRRGGQFAALLAYFGYQAQDVVVGKWGLEMRILTPIPGKAKYKDVIVTWRGTEGVAFNLDSNKPGTVDTKIGDFAPGSIGYYQIMQNKEVIDHQLNKARAHGPLLMVGHSLGGGLAQLAATMYAPLTRTVVTFQGANIDQKDIDRLLKYNQLNPALAITARHYRADGDVVPTSGDAAIPGQIHYFDPQWKPQGSNKPYASSMMDHVANGHNIPLLNTYLQGLNTKNPALGVLKAAGIQDENTVKTLKDGGTRPAEKRMDARVVYGGSYSTANDPRLVTEGGRDNLLLLQKAATLVKKTPLSFHDVLTQELPANTLLEHLTTLAKGSASYQAFVTAALKMMGLQDKTYAPITLKVTEKDRNMAKDMAMKLPTSVQVPVQELQIQVSPEDLVNRKFTRLKAIWTSVRG
- a CDS encoding HU family DNA-binding protein, giving the protein MTKSAKTTKPATSATASDKLGKTQLVDRVADLTGLTRKQSEEAVSATLDVITGALQQGRSVGLPGFGTFSVKATAARTGVKPGTSEKIQIPAGKKVSYKMATDLKGKL
- the nucS gene encoding endonuclease NucS, with translation MLRDQLLTPTPADLTVFLNRHLRTRDCLVQVAGLAEVVYHGRAASTADVGAYLLLIKPDGSVQVHAPKGVKPMNWQPKTDEITAFVEDDRCVLAAARRSPQELVRVIWLEPQVAQALEISERGGFMLSGSEKQLQELLARQPELIEPGLRVLSRELPVSSGGIDLYAQDAQGRYVVVELKRGKATQDAVSQLARYVRSVEDMLLRTRQTVEVRGILAAPEITAPARLELEARNLEFVVVQVPQSSAVPSIPDSLFD